In one Aromatoleum aromaticum EbN1 genomic region, the following are encoded:
- the istB gene encoding IS21-like element ISAzo12 family helper ATPase IstB, with product MNPIPELTAFLKQLRLSGILDSLDLRNRQAIEGKLAYTEFLSILIGDEVARRDQKKVAMRLRRANFRGEKTIEAFDFDRLPNLNRSLIQDLATGRYLSEKVAILIAGPCGTGKSHLAQALGHCAVRQGHDVVFTTQTQLVGSLHAARAIGSFERRFQQLARVPLLVIDDFGLKPLRPPHDEDFHDLVAERYERASTIVTSNLDYDEWGDAFPANRMLGAATLDRLRHGAYRVVLDGESYRAPKPSPDSTRAPARSPAAAKAR from the coding sequence ATGAATCCGATTCCCGAACTCACTGCGTTCCTCAAGCAACTGCGCCTGTCCGGCATCCTCGATTCGCTCGATCTGCGGAACCGCCAGGCGATCGAGGGCAAACTCGCCTACACCGAATTCCTCTCCATCCTGATCGGCGACGAGGTCGCCCGGCGCGACCAGAAGAAGGTGGCGATGCGCCTGCGGCGCGCCAATTTCCGCGGCGAGAAGACGATCGAGGCGTTCGACTTCGACCGCCTGCCGAACCTCAATCGCAGCCTGATCCAGGATCTGGCGACCGGCCGCTACCTGAGCGAGAAGGTGGCCATCCTGATCGCCGGCCCGTGCGGCACGGGCAAGAGCCATCTGGCGCAGGCGCTCGGCCATTGCGCCGTGCGCCAGGGGCATGACGTCGTGTTCACGACGCAGACGCAACTCGTCGGCTCGCTGCACGCCGCGCGCGCCATCGGCAGCTTCGAGCGGCGCTTCCAGCAATTGGCTCGTGTGCCACTCCTGGTGATCGACGATTTTGGTCTGAAACCCCTTCGTCCACCGCACGACGAAGATTTCCACGACCTCGTCGCCGAGCGCTACGAGCGCGCATCAACGATCGTGACGAGCAACCTGGACTATGACGAATGGGGCGATGCCTTCCCGGCCAACCGCATGCTCGGCGCCGCCACCCTCGATCGGCTGCGGCATGGCGCCTACCGCGTCGTCCTCGACGGTGAGAGCTACCGCGCGCCGAAGCCATCGCCGGACTCGACCAGGGCGCCCGCGCGCTCGCCGGCGGCGGCCAAGGCGCGCTGA
- a CDS encoding bifunctional diguanylate cyclase/phosphodiesterase, protein MNYAERALRTLSAGNRTLLRAENETSLLQEMCRVIVEQGGYRMAWVGFAQHDEGKTLRPIAHYGFEDGFFEVAHYTWADDEGGPTAEAVRTGKPAMAPNATAVIATHLPMALSEVAKRGYGSVAAFPLILDGATIGNLTIFAAEHDAFDARELELLGEMSEDLSFGIATLRVREGHRRAEETIRRMAFYDSLTDLPNRTSLQQELTSAIETLHTAHNPLALLLIKIGHFQEISDTLGYEEADLLVQEMARRLSQLAGEGRAVARAGEDEFALSLPNTSAEVAIRLAQRIMREVCDPVPLGPLTVDPHAHIGIAMFPGHGNTADAILRRAKIAAVQAKRTVAKFALYQGSADQECTRRLALMSDLRSAIDKNELQLYCQPKVSISSGEVCGAEALVRWPHAQHGMIATGEFITLAERAGLIMPLTRWVLETAFRQSHTWFEQDIRQPLSVNLSAQDLRDPRLVDRISGLFATWAMPPEMIQFELTESALMEDPIGALKTLQRLKALGVELFIDDFGTGYSSLSYLQKLPVDSLKIDQSFVSSMLTNAGSAVIVRSTVELGHNLGLGVVAEGVESEAQWDGLRALGCDTAQGHFVGFPIPTEQFADWEAHCQWRHRPTAGDATPTISH, encoded by the coding sequence ATGAATTATGCCGAACGTGCATTGCGCACGCTGAGCGCCGGAAATCGGACACTGCTGCGGGCCGAGAACGAAACGAGCCTGCTGCAGGAGATGTGTCGTGTCATCGTCGAGCAGGGCGGCTACCGCATGGCATGGGTCGGCTTCGCCCAGCACGACGAGGGCAAGACCCTGCGCCCCATCGCCCATTACGGCTTCGAAGATGGTTTCTTCGAAGTCGCCCACTACACCTGGGCCGATGACGAGGGCGGGCCGACTGCGGAGGCTGTGCGCACCGGCAAGCCGGCGATGGCGCCCAATGCGACCGCAGTCATCGCGACCCACCTGCCGATGGCGCTGTCCGAGGTGGCCAAGCGCGGCTACGGCTCGGTCGCGGCGTTCCCGCTGATCCTCGACGGCGCGACCATCGGCAACCTGACGATCTTCGCCGCCGAGCACGACGCCTTCGACGCGCGCGAGCTCGAGCTGCTCGGCGAGATGTCCGAGGATCTCTCGTTCGGCATCGCGACGCTGCGCGTGCGCGAGGGGCACCGGCGCGCCGAGGAAACGATCCGGCGCATGGCCTTCTACGACTCGCTCACCGACCTGCCGAACCGCACGTCGCTGCAGCAGGAGCTGACGAGTGCGATCGAGACGCTGCACACTGCGCATAACCCGCTCGCGCTGCTTCTCATCAAGATCGGGCACTTCCAGGAGATCAGCGACACGCTCGGCTACGAGGAGGCGGACCTGCTGGTGCAGGAGATGGCCAGACGCCTGTCGCAGCTTGCCGGCGAGGGACGGGCGGTCGCGCGCGCCGGTGAAGACGAATTCGCGCTCTCCCTGCCGAACACCAGCGCCGAAGTCGCGATCCGGCTGGCGCAGAGGATCATGCGCGAAGTCTGCGACCCCGTGCCGCTCGGCCCCCTGACTGTCGACCCGCACGCGCACATCGGCATCGCGATGTTTCCCGGCCACGGCAACACCGCCGATGCAATCCTGCGCCGCGCGAAGATCGCTGCGGTCCAGGCAAAACGCACCGTCGCGAAATTCGCGCTCTACCAAGGCAGCGCCGATCAGGAATGCACGCGTCGCCTCGCGCTGATGAGCGACCTGCGCAGCGCGATCGACAAGAACGAACTGCAGCTGTACTGCCAGCCGAAAGTGTCGATCTCGTCCGGCGAAGTATGCGGAGCGGAAGCACTGGTGCGCTGGCCGCACGCGCAGCACGGCATGATCGCGACCGGCGAATTCATCACGCTCGCCGAACGTGCCGGCCTGATCATGCCGCTGACGCGCTGGGTGCTCGAAACCGCGTTCCGCCAAAGCCACACGTGGTTCGAACAGGACATTCGCCAGCCGCTGTCGGTCAATCTATCGGCGCAGGACCTGCGCGACCCGCGCCTCGTCGACCGCATCTCGGGCCTGTTCGCGACGTGGGCGATGCCGCCCGAGATGATCCAGTTCGAACTGACTGAAAGCGCATTGATGGAAGACCCGATCGGCGCGCTCAAGACGCTCCAGCGCTTGAAGGCGCTGGGTGTCGAGCTCTTCATCGACGATTTCGGCACCGGCTACTCGAGCCTCAGCTACCTGCAGAAGCTGCCTGTCGACTCGCTGAAGATCGACCAATCCTTCGTCTCGAGCATGCTGACGAACGCCGGCTCCGCAGTCATCGTGCGCTCGACGGTCGAACTCGGCCACAACCTCGGGCTCGGCGTCGTTGCCGAAGGCGTCGAAAGCGAGGCGCAGTGGGACGGCCTGCGGGCGCTCGGTTGCGACACCGCCCAAGGGCATTTTGTCGGCTTTCCGATTCCGACCGAACAGTTCGCCGACTGGGAGGCGCATTGCCAGTGGAGGCACCGCCCCACTGCGGGGGATGCAACGCCGACGATTTCTCACTGA
- a CDS encoding molecular chaperone DnaJ, giving the protein MLFDPSRPSIVIAGDKGVSGTLTRNQKTFNRLIKQTEQKRQRLAAWEILLPRYQKKYAEELLPIEAELESLQSQMVRKLDRAYGEKGLTRAERKVLAEFIANLAAPLLEKSDDPELKEIYNRHSGSDYDEDLAAEKQQIKEMFEDMMGVGLDDDIDFSDPESLLRQVQEKMTEQAEKARAEQASRAARRKKTAKQLAREQAQETEEKEISASIRDVYRKLASALHPDREPDLAERERKNLLMQRVNRAYENRNLLQLLELQLELEHIDPADLAQMSEDRLKRFNAILKDQSKELDMEILGVEHAFTLRFQVDPRQPLSPESMLSLLDLQIVRKKQTFTSMEEDFAKFDDLKEIKALLKELKFMRFDEGL; this is encoded by the coding sequence ATGCTTTTCGACCCGTCCAGGCCTTCGATCGTCATCGCTGGCGACAAGGGCGTATCAGGAACCTTGACCCGTAACCAGAAAACTTTCAACCGCCTGATCAAGCAGACCGAACAGAAGCGTCAACGTCTGGCGGCGTGGGAAATACTCCTGCCGCGTTACCAGAAGAAGTACGCTGAAGAGCTTTTGCCCATTGAAGCCGAACTTGAAAGCCTGCAGTCGCAGATGGTGCGAAAGCTGGACCGGGCATATGGGGAGAAAGGCCTGACGCGCGCCGAGCGCAAGGTCCTGGCCGAATTTATCGCCAATCTGGCGGCACCGCTTCTCGAAAAGTCGGATGACCCGGAACTCAAGGAAATCTACAACCGGCACAGCGGGTCGGACTACGACGAGGATCTTGCAGCGGAAAAGCAGCAGATCAAGGAAATGTTCGAGGACATGATGGGCGTCGGGCTGGACGACGACATCGATTTCAGCGACCCCGAGTCCCTGTTGCGCCAAGTGCAGGAGAAAATGACCGAGCAGGCGGAAAAGGCGCGTGCCGAGCAGGCCTCACGCGCGGCGCGGCGCAAGAAAACGGCGAAGCAACTGGCACGCGAACAGGCGCAGGAAACCGAGGAAAAGGAGATCAGCGCCTCGATTCGCGACGTTTACCGCAAGCTCGCCAGCGCGCTGCACCCCGATCGTGAGCCGGACCTGGCCGAGCGCGAGCGCAAGAACCTGCTCATGCAGCGCGTCAACCGCGCTTATGAAAATCGGAATTTGCTGCAGCTCCTCGAACTGCAGCTGGAACTGGAGCACATCGACCCGGCCGACCTGGCCCAGATGAGCGAAGATCGTCTGAAGCGCTTCAATGCGATCCTGAAGGATCAGTCGAAGGAACTCGACATGGAGATCCTGGGTGTCGAACATGCGTTCACCCTGCGCTTCCAGGTCGATCCGCGGCAACCCCTGTCTCCCGAGAGCATGTTGTCCTTGCTCGACCTTCAGATCGTGCGGAAGAAGCAGACGTTCACGAGCATGGAAGAAGACTTTGCGAAGTTCGACGACCTCAAGGAAATCAAGGCGCTGCTCAAGGAGTTGAAGTTCATGCGGTTTGACGAAGGACTTTAA